Proteins from a genomic interval of Ralstonia wenshanensis:
- a CDS encoding TM2 domain-containing protein, with amino-acid sequence MNQTAREIMLYDAQKKSSGVAYLWWFLLGFLGAHRFYLKRPGSGIAQAIANIGGTWLAFRDMGNTAGWVLAVIGGLWVLVDMFLIPGMVRAYNTVLAERLSTAP; translated from the coding sequence ATGAATCAGACCGCTCGCGAAATCATGCTGTACGACGCCCAGAAGAAGAGTTCGGGCGTAGCCTATCTCTGGTGGTTTCTGTTGGGCTTTCTTGGGGCACATCGCTTCTATCTGAAGCGGCCGGGCAGCGGTATTGCACAGGCCATTGCCAACATCGGAGGCACATGGCTGGCGTTTCGTGACATGGGTAACACCGCAGGCTGGGTGCTGGCCGTCATCGGGGGGCTGTGGGTGCTGGTGGACATGTTCCTGATCCCGGGGATGGTCCGCGCATACAACACGGTCCTCGCCGAGCGGCTCTCAACCGCCCCCTGA